The Spirochaetota bacterium genome includes a window with the following:
- the metF gene encoding methylenetetrahydrofolate reductase [NAD(P)H] codes for MKTSDLLKSKSLVISFEFFPPKDPSIFEEFISSFDFYNNIHPDFVSVTYGAGGSTKTQTYELVKFIKTNYKIPVMPHLTALTHSQEEVLNIISSYKELGIENILALRGDVPKDMPNFDISKSYFKDALTLVRFIRRHFSNTFSICVSAYPEGYPQYRNIPLEVEYLKQKFDNGGDFAITQMFFDNTYFYNFIDVCISKGINNPIIPGIMPITNFKQISSFASKVGTHIPKELEDKFVRYLDSQEDMEKLGIEVAVEQINDLIKNGFNKIHIYTLNRNKPIEKIVSMFRSKAPFKT; via the coding sequence ATGAAAACATCAGACTTACTAAAAAGCAAATCTTTGGTAATATCCTTTGAGTTCTTCCCACCAAAGGATCCAAGCATCTTTGAAGAATTCATATCAAGTTTTGACTTTTACAATAATATTCACCCCGACTTTGTTTCAGTAACCTACGGTGCTGGTGGTAGCACCAAAACACAAACCTACGAGCTAGTCAAATTCATAAAAACTAACTACAAGATTCCTGTAATGCCACACCTTACAGCACTAACACACTCACAAGAAGAGGTATTAAATATAATAAGCTCATACAAAGAACTCGGTATTGAAAACATCCTAGCCTTAAGAGGAGATGTCCCAAAGGATATGCCAAATTTTGATATTTCTAAATCATACTTCAAAGATGCATTAACATTAGTCAGGTTCATAAGAAGACATTTTTCCAACACCTTCTCTATATGTGTAAGTGCTTATCCCGAAGGCTACCCTCAGTACAGAAACATACCACTTGAAGTAGAATACCTAAAACAAAAGTTTGATAACGGAGGAGACTTTGCTATAACACAGATGTTCTTTGACAACACCTATTTCTACAACTTCATTGATGTTTGTATTAGCAAAGGTATCAACAACCCTATAATACCCGGTATAATGCCTATAACAAACTTCAAACAGATATCTTCATTCGCATCAAAGGTTGGAACACATATACCAAAAGAACTAGAAGATAAATTCGTCAGATATCTAGACAGTCAAGAAGACATGGAAAAACTTGGTATTGAAGTTGCTGTAGAACAAATAAACGACCTGATAAAGAACGGATTTAATAAAATTCACATATATACTCTAAACAGAAATAAACCAATAGAAAAGATAGTATCAATGTTCAGATCAAAAGCACCTTTCAAAACCTAG